A section of the Chloroflexota bacterium genome encodes:
- a CDS encoding aldo/keto reductase, which translates to MEKVRLGATDLLVTPICIGTSALGNMPDTYTYAVGEERAWSTVRAIFDGPLNFLDVSRNYGMGQSEARIGDVIRERGGKPADLVISTKLDRDMDSGRFDAAQARRSLEESLSALGVDRVEILHLHDPEYAADIDEVTRSGGALDELFKMRSEGLCDYVGLAAGDVTVMTPLVETWDFDFLISHNRFSIINGNAEPLFDLAIERGIVVLNAAPYMGGVLAKGSEAYPRMTYMPASRKQLDPVRELEQICREYQVPLGAAALQYSQRDPRVSATICGCSRPERIEQTIAWFEHPVPEGFWNAIAQIPRGFGDPEADREYKPG; encoded by the coding sequence ATGGAAAAAGTCCGTCTGGGTGCCACCGACTTGCTGGTGACGCCAATCTGCATCGGAACCAGCGCGCTTGGCAATATGCCGGACACTTACACCTACGCGGTCGGCGAGGAACGAGCCTGGTCAACCGTGCGGGCAATCTTCGACGGTCCGCTAAATTTCCTGGACGTCTCGCGAAATTACGGCATGGGACAGTCCGAGGCGCGGATCGGTGACGTTATTCGCGAGCGGGGCGGCAAACCCGCCGATCTGGTCATTTCCACCAAGCTCGATCGCGACATGGACAGCGGGCGGTTCGACGCCGCCCAGGCGCGCCGTTCCCTGGAAGAGAGCCTGTCGGCCCTTGGCGTCGATCGAGTGGAGATCCTGCACCTGCACGATCCCGAATACGCCGCCGACATTGACGAAGTGACCCGGTCGGGGGGCGCTCTGGACGAGTTATTCAAGATGCGCAGCGAAGGCCTGTGCGACTACGTCGGCCTGGCCGCCGGTGACGTGACCGTAATGACGCCGCTGGTTGAGACGTGGGACTTTGACTTCTTGATCTCGCACAACCGGTTCTCAATCATCAACGGCAACGCCGAGCCGCTGTTCGACCTGGCGATCGAGCGCGGGATTGTCGTCCTAAACGCCGCTCCCTACATGGGTGGCGTCCTGGCCAAGGGCAGTGAGGCGTACCCGCGCATGACCTACATGCCGGCGTCCCGGAAACAGCTCGATCCGGTGCGCGAACTCGAGCAGATCTGCCGGGAATACCAGGTGCCGCTGGGCGCTGCCGCGCTGCAGTATTCGCAGCGCGATCCACGGGTGAGCGCGACCATCTGCGGCTGCTCGCGCCCGGAACGGATCGAGCAGACTATTGCCTGGTTTGAGCACCCGGTTCCGGAAGGATTCTGGAACGCGATCGCGCAGATACCACGCGGGTTCGGCGACCCTGAAGCCGACCGCGAATACAAGCC
- a CDS encoding Gfo/Idh/MocA family oxidoreductase, whose product MRIGIIGCGRVLPAHLAGISQVIEAGVCEATITALCSGHIKNALMFRSPEDGIEPRKPPVSDPANPMSTPHIYVSELQSERPEVFDDYRAMLDADLVDAVLILTQVSQHHGMARDCFSAGVHALVEKPMAITTHAAQTMIDSAAAHDCVLAVAEMVRHIELHRAQHWVVESGRIGSIQFVVHREMGVPGRPPHFGSGNLWRHQLNRVGSNTALDLGVHRLHMIEYVAGRIEAVSGMAGTLEEIKTAPDAHADYAEVRDESDDFCISQLRLAGGGFGQVLIARGLHGRPLDQPHVTAYYGSSGSIVGRNIVDDRGNSADVVDLLWRDAERAVLGGWFPEGIKHEFGLQFADFLAAINSGGSVAPECDGRQGLRDLALAYAQLESSSLKREITPEEVVDRRAYAWQGPIDASLGLDG is encoded by the coding sequence ATGCGGATCGGGATCATCGGTTGCGGGCGAGTCCTGCCTGCCCATCTGGCTGGGATATCCCAGGTGATCGAAGCCGGCGTCTGTGAGGCCACGATCACGGCTCTGTGTTCCGGTCACATCAAAAACGCGCTGATGTTTCGTTCTCCCGAAGACGGGATTGAGCCCCGAAAACCGCCGGTCAGCGATCCCGCGAATCCGATGTCGACGCCGCACATCTACGTTTCCGAACTGCAATCGGAAAGACCGGAGGTGTTCGACGACTATCGGGCAATGCTCGATGCCGACCTGGTCGACGCGGTACTGATATTGACCCAGGTATCGCAGCACCATGGGATGGCCCGGGACTGCTTCAGCGCCGGGGTGCACGCGTTGGTCGAAAAACCGATGGCGATAACCACCCACGCCGCCCAGACGATGATCGACTCGGCTGCCGCCCACGATTGCGTCCTGGCGGTGGCGGAAATGGTTCGCCACATCGAACTGCACCGCGCCCAGCACTGGGTCGTGGAAAGCGGCCGTATCGGATCCATCCAGTTCGTGGTCCACCGCGAGATGGGTGTGCCCGGTAGACCGCCCCACTTCGGGTCCGGGAACCTATGGCGGCACCAGCTCAACCGGGTCGGATCGAATACCGCCCTCGACCTGGGGGTCCATCGCCTGCACATGATCGAATACGTTGCCGGCCGGATTGAAGCGGTAAGCGGGATGGCCGGCACTCTCGAGGAGATCAAAACCGCCCCCGACGCCCACGCCGACTACGCCGAGGTCCGGGACGAATCGGATGACTTTTGCATTTCGCAGTTGCGGCTGGCCGGTGGCGGTTTCGGCCAGGTCCTGATCGCCCGCGGGCTGCACGGCCGACCGCTCGATCAGCCGCACGTTACCGCCTATTACGGCAGTTCGGGATCGATCGTCGGTCGCAACATCGTCGACGATCGCGGCAATTCGGCCGACGTTGTCGACCTGCTCTGGCGGGACGCCGAACGGGCCGTCCTTGGTGGGTGGTTTCCGGAGGGAATCAAGCACGAATTCGGTCTTCAGTTCGCCGATTTCCTGGCCGCTATTAACAGCGGCGGAAGCGTCGCACCCGAATGCGACGGCCGGCAGGGCCTGCGCGATCTGGCGCTCGCCTACGCCCAGCTCGAATCCAGCTCGCTCAAGCGCGAGATTACGCCCGAAGAGGTGGTCGATCGCCGCGCCTACGCCTGGCAGGGGCCGATCGATGCATCACTTGGCCTGGACGGATAA
- a CDS encoding amidase, which translates to MILRRRSKSSAVESSNSSVKSLSVTKYPSRSNASRCSDVTSILIACCHLRLRALRIITASPAPLDCARAMPSDANPDSAAIGFTSARELVRAYSERRLGAVEVARALLDRIERFNPGLNAFYLVCEDALEQARQAQVQIDAGRAGPLCGVPVVLKDHTLVKGLPAPYGSLANAGSIAAEDSIIWERLRAAGAVLLGKTIMPAYGHMGVTHSYLHGITRNPWNPAHTPGGSSGGSAVAVAGGMAPVAIGTDGGGSIRIPSSFSGIYGLKPSLGRVPMYPTIGNSDQLSHGGPMTRTVADAALTLNVLAGPDERDNISLPGPVPDYLAGIDELDPPRTRIAYAPELGFAQVDPEVAAVCRSAVDRLSDAGCRIEEVGAIWDDPSEDFMALFSTNYALRSGADLERDRALLEPTYVAMVEHGLSLSREKVIAAGARRREMVARGRELFERFDVLLLPTVAVLPLKVGTDAPADADGLEPLSWAAHTYTFNLTGYPAASCPAGFAAGNLPVGLQVVGPRFADQMVLSYSRLLEKILPFAEERPPLVA; encoded by the coding sequence GCTTCGCATAATCACGGCGAGTCCAGCCCCGCTAGATTGTGCCCGCGCAATGCCCAGCGACGCAAATCCCGATTCAGCGGCGATCGGATTCACTTCGGCCCGCGAACTGGTGCGCGCCTACTCCGAGCGCCGCCTCGGCGCGGTCGAGGTCGCCCGCGCGCTACTGGATCGAATTGAGCGCTTCAACCCGGGATTGAATGCTTTCTACCTAGTCTGTGAAGACGCCCTTGAGCAGGCCAGGCAGGCCCAGGTCCAGATTGACGCCGGCCGGGCCGGTCCGCTCTGCGGCGTGCCGGTGGTGCTTAAAGACCACACACTGGTGAAGGGCCTGCCGGCACCGTACGGCTCGCTGGCCAACGCCGGCAGCATCGCCGCAGAAGATTCGATCATCTGGGAGCGGTTGCGCGCCGCCGGCGCGGTGCTTCTGGGCAAGACGATCATGCCGGCGTATGGACACATGGGGGTAACCCACAGTTACCTGCACGGCATCACCCGCAACCCCTGGAACCCGGCCCACACTCCCGGCGGTTCATCCGGCGGATCGGCGGTCGCGGTCGCCGGCGGCATGGCGCCGGTGGCGATTGGGACCGACGGCGGAGGATCTATCCGGATTCCGAGTTCCTTCTCCGGAATCTATGGGCTCAAACCGTCGCTGGGGCGGGTGCCAATGTATCCGACCATCGGAAATTCCGACCAGCTCTCGCACGGCGGGCCGATGACCAGAACGGTGGCCGATGCGGCCCTGACCCTTAACGTCCTGGCCGGTCCGGACGAACGCGACAACATTTCGCTGCCCGGGCCGGTTCCGGATTACCTGGCCGGGATCGACGAGCTGGATCCGCCCCGCACGCGCATCGCATACGCGCCAGAGCTGGGTTTTGCCCAGGTCGACCCGGAAGTCGCCGCGGTTTGCCGGTCGGCCGTCGACCGGCTTTCCGACGCAGGTTGCCGGATCGAGGAAGTCGGAGCCATCTGGGATGATCCGAGCGAGGACTTTATGGCGCTGTTCAGCACGAACTACGCCCTGCGCAGCGGCGCCGACCTGGAACGCGACCGCGCTCTGTTAGAACCGACCTACGTCGCAATGGTCGAACACGGACTTTCGCTCTCGCGCGAAAAGGTGATCGCCGCCGGCGCCCGGCGCCGCGAAATGGTGGCACGGGGGCGGGAATTGTTCGAGCGATTTGATGTCCTGCTGCTGCCGACGGTGGCGGTACTGCCGCTGAAGGTCGGTACGGACGCTCCCGCCGACGCTGATGGCCTGGAACCGCTTTCCTGGGCAGCCCACACCTATACCTTCAACCTGACCGGATACCCGGCTGCCAGTTGTCCGGCGGGGTTCGCCGCCGGCAACCTGCCGGTAGGCCTGCAGGTCGTGGGACCGCGCTTTGCCGACCAGATGGTGCTCTCGTACTCGCGCCTGCTGGAAAAAATCCTGCCGTTTGCCGAAGAACGTCCGCCGCTGGTCGCCTGA